TGCACTTCGACCACGCGGGAGGGAACACCTTCCGCGACGCGGAGGGGCAGGTGCGCGTCTCGTTCCCCCGCGCCCGCTATCACGTGCAGCGTGGCGAGTGGGAGTGGGCCCACCAGGCGAACGAGCGCACGTCGGCCAGCTACCTGCCCGACAACTACGAGCCGGTGATGGCGGCGGGGCTGTTGCACCTGGTGGACGGAAACGTGCAGATCGCGCCCGGCCTTTCGGTGTACCGTACGCCGGGGCACTGCCCGCACCACCAGTCGGTGCTCATCCAGTCGGAGGGGGAAACGGCTTGCTTCCTGGCGGACGTGATCCCCACCTTCGCGCACCTGCCGCTGCCCTGGATCATGGGCTACGACGTGGAGCCGCTGGTGACGCTGGAAAGCAAGCGCGCCCTGCTGGCGCGCGCGGTGGACGAGCGGTGGCTGCTGGTGTCGACGCACGATCCGTTCGTACCGTGGGGCCATCCGGTGGCGGAGGGGAAGGGCGTTCGGCTGGAGGAGTAGGAAGCGTAGTGCGTGAGTGCGGAACCCAGGCAGGTCCATCATCAAACGCTCGAGGGACGAAATGATCGATATCGCACGTGATCCCCGTACCACCCCCGTGATCGTCAGCGCAGTGCGCACGCCCATCGGCAAGTTCCTGGGCGCCCTGTCGTCGCTGTCCGCGCCCGAGCTCGGCGCCATCGCCCTGCGCGAAGCCGTGGCGCGGTCGGGGATCGACGCGCAGGACATCGCCGAGGTCATCATGGGGAACGTGGTGCAGGGCGGGGTGGGGCAGGCGCCCGCCCGACAGGCCGCCATCAAGGCCGGCCTGCCGGACCAGGTCTCCGCGCTCACCATCAACAAGGTGTGCGGCTCCGGCCTCAAGGCGGTGATGCTGGCGGCGCAGTCCATCCGCGCGGGTGACAGCCAGGTGATCCTGGCGGGCGGGCAGGAGTCCATGAGCAACGCCCCGTTCTACGTCTACGGGATGCGCAACGGCGTGAAGTTCGGCGACCAGACGATGGTGGACGGGCTGGTGCGCGACGGCCTGTGGTGCTCGTTCTGCGAGGTGCACATGGGCGGGCACG
The genomic region above belongs to Longimicrobium sp. and contains:
- a CDS encoding MBL fold metallo-hydrolase; this translates as MTQVPDRSTALPLVQSRKLGAFTLHAIESGLQRLDGGAMFGVVPKPLWERRIPADERNRIPLGLRCLLVETPDELVLIETGLGNKENEKFRDIYGVDNAASDPAHPDRLHEALASLGFAADDVGVVIDTHLHFDHAGGNTFRDAEGQVRVSFPRARYHVQRGEWEWAHQANERTSASYLPDNYEPVMAAGLLHLVDGNVQIAPGLSVYRTPGHCPHHQSVLIQSEGETACFLADVIPTFAHLPLPWIMGYDVEPLVTLESKRALLARAVDERWLLVSTHDPFVPWGHPVAEGKGVRLEE